The Treponema primitia ZAS-1 genome window below encodes:
- the rpsD gene encoding 30S ribosomal protein S4, with protein sequence MARYTGPVCRLCRAEQKKLMLKGDRCKSDRCPINKKRPAPGKDPKARAGKRSDYGVQLREKQKLKRIYGMQERQFSLFFERALRMPGITGENLFVLLERRLDNVVYRLRFAVSRSQARQFVLHGHVAVNGKRVNVPSFLVRPEDVVEIKEPSRNLVVIKEALKEFGKAGVMPWLQLDPDEMKGKFLASPRRSDITDLADIKEQMIVELYSK encoded by the coding sequence ATGGCAAGATATACCGGGCCGGTTTGTCGGCTCTGTCGGGCGGAACAGAAAAAATTGATGCTTAAGGGGGATCGCTGCAAGAGCGATAGATGCCCTATCAATAAAAAAAGACCCGCTCCGGGGAAGGATCCGAAAGCCAGGGCGGGGAAACGTTCTGATTATGGAGTTCAGCTTCGGGAAAAACAGAAGCTTAAGAGAATTTACGGTATGCAGGAAAGGCAGTTCAGCCTTTTCTTTGAGCGGGCGCTTCGTATGCCCGGTATTACCGGTGAGAATTTGTTTGTATTACTGGAACGCAGGCTGGACAACGTGGTGTACCGGTTGCGCTTTGCGGTAAGCCGTAGCCAGGCCCGTCAGTTCGTTCTGCACGGACATGTGGCGGTTAACGGTAAACGGGTTAACGTCCCATCATTTTTGGTACGTCCCGAGGATGTGGTTGAGATTAAGGAACCCAGCAGAAACCTGGTGGTTATAAAGGAAGCCCTTAAGGAATTTGGCAAAGCCGGGGTGATGCCCTGGTTGCAGCTTGATCCGGACGAAATGAAGGGAAAATTCCTTGCTTCTCCGCGCCGCAGTGATATTACCGATTTGGCGGACATCAAAGAACAGATGATCGTCGAATTGTATTCAAAATAA
- the rpsK gene encoding 30S ribosomal protein S11 codes for MAANTTKKRKEKKSVYEGNVYIQATFNNTIVTITDLMGNAISWASSGGLGFRGAKKSTPFAAQTVTETAASKALQVGLREVHVYVKGPGIGRESAIRQLGALGIKVKSINDVTPIPHNGCRPRKTRRI; via the coding sequence GTGGCTGCTAATACTACGAAGAAGCGGAAAGAAAAAAAGTCCGTCTATGAGGGAAACGTATATATCCAGGCTACGTTTAACAATACTATTGTGACCATCACCGACCTGATGGGTAACGCTATTTCCTGGGCGAGTTCCGGTGGTTTAGGCTTCCGGGGCGCAAAGAAATCTACCCCCTTTGCCGCGCAGACCGTTACGGAAACTGCGGCCTCGAAGGCTCTCCAGGTGGGCCTGCGGGAAGTGCATGTGTACGTTAAGGGACCCGGTATTGGACGGGAATCGGCGATTCGTCAACTCGGCGCGCTGGGTATTAAAGTAAAGTCTATCAACGACGTTACTCCAATTCCGCATAACGGCTGCCGGCCGCGGAAAACACGGCGCATTTGA
- the rpsM gene encoding 30S ribosomal protein S13, with amino-acid sequence MARIAGVDLPNKHVNIALTYIFGIGRSSADDICTKAKIDPLRLINDLSQEELNELRQFIENDYKVEGRLRTEIALNIKRLMDIGCYRGLRHRKGLPLRGQRTRTNARTRKGKKKTVAGKKK; translated from the coding sequence ATGGCACGTATAGCGGGGGTTGACCTCCCGAATAAGCATGTTAACATCGCGTTGACCTATATCTTTGGTATTGGTCGGTCCAGCGCCGATGATATCTGCACCAAGGCGAAAATCGATCCCCTGCGGCTGATTAACGACCTGTCCCAGGAAGAATTGAACGAACTGCGGCAGTTTATTGAAAATGACTATAAGGTAGAGGGCCGGCTGCGTACCGAAATTGCCCTTAATATCAAGCGGCTTATGGATATTGGCTGTTACCGGGGCCTGCGGCACCGCAAGGGTCTGCCCCTGCGTGGACAGCGGACCCGGACTAATGCCCGTACCCGGAAGGGTAAGAAGAAGACCGTGGCCGGGAAGAAGAAGTAA
- the rpmJ gene encoding 50S ribosomal protein L36, with protein sequence MKVRTSVKPICDKCKVIKRNGIVRIICQNPKHKQKQG encoded by the coding sequence ATGAAAGTCCGAACTAGTGTTAAACCGATTTGCGATAAATGCAAGGTGATTAAGCGGAATGGTATTGTTCGTATCATTTGTCAGAACCCCAAGCATAAACAAAAACAAGGCTAG
- the secY gene encoding preprotein translocase subunit SecY, giving the protein MANPLVGIFRVKELRERIFFTLVILVVFRLGAVLPIPGINVRELNAYFLSQQNSGNAIIDYLDFFAGGAFSNFSVFMLGIMPYISMSIIMQLLLIVFPRLKKISQEEGGKKKIQSYQRLGTVVVCLIQSFAVTQYAQSISRTVENLLSLSMLPFTLLAMLTVTTGTMFLMWMGEQITKRGIGNGISLLIFAGIVARLPNALWELFGRVRNGDLNLVFVIVVFVMFVAVVALVIFEQQGQRKIPVHYAKRVVGRRMYGAQNTYIPFKINPSGVIPVIFASSILTFPLQIASTIGGNVAWLAAVSRALSPRGTLYNILYVLLIIFFAYFYTQVSLNPIEIAKNIRENGGSIPGIRTDKIEEYLTKILNRIVLPGSLYLAIIAVLPTIIQHLFNFPSSISYLMGGTSLLILVGVDLDTMSQVEALLKMHHHEGLTKRGRLRGRNL; this is encoded by the coding sequence ATGGCTAATCCACTGGTAGGAATTTTCAGGGTAAAAGAACTTCGGGAACGTATTTTCTTTACCCTGGTGATATTGGTCGTGTTCCGCCTTGGGGCGGTGCTTCCCATACCGGGGATCAATGTCCGGGAATTAAACGCCTATTTCCTTTCTCAACAGAATTCGGGTAACGCCATTATAGATTACCTCGACTTCTTTGCCGGTGGCGCCTTCTCTAATTTCTCGGTGTTCATGCTGGGGATCATGCCCTATATCTCCATGTCCATCATCATGCAGCTCCTCCTTATCGTCTTCCCCAGGCTGAAGAAGATCTCCCAGGAAGAGGGGGGGAAGAAGAAAATACAGTCCTACCAGCGTCTTGGAACGGTGGTGGTTTGTCTTATCCAGTCCTTTGCGGTTACCCAGTATGCCCAGAGCATTTCCCGGACCGTGGAGAATCTCCTTAGTCTCAGTATGCTGCCCTTTACTCTTTTGGCCATGCTTACCGTTACTACGGGGACTATGTTTCTTATGTGGATGGGGGAGCAGATCACCAAGCGGGGTATCGGGAACGGCATTTCCCTGTTGATCTTTGCCGGTATCGTGGCCCGGCTCCCCAACGCATTGTGGGAGCTTTTTGGCCGGGTACGGAACGGAGACCTTAACCTGGTTTTTGTAATCGTGGTCTTTGTGATGTTTGTAGCCGTGGTAGCCTTGGTCATCTTTGAGCAGCAGGGCCAGCGGAAAATACCGGTTCATTACGCCAAGCGGGTGGTAGGCCGGAGGATGTACGGCGCTCAGAATACCTACATTCCCTTTAAGATTAACCCTTCCGGAGTTATTCCGGTAATCTTTGCCTCCTCGATCCTCACCTTCCCCCTCCAGATAGCTTCTACTATTGGGGGCAACGTGGCCTGGCTTGCGGCGGTTTCTCGGGCATTAAGCCCCCGGGGTACCTTGTACAATATATTGTATGTATTGCTCATCATCTTTTTCGCCTATTTCTATACCCAGGTAAGCTTGAATCCCATAGAGATTGCCAAGAATATCCGGGAAAATGGTGGTTCCATACCGGGAATCCGGACCGATAAAATTGAGGAGTATCTTACCAAGATATTGAACCGGATTGTGCTTCCCGGTTCTCTGTACCTGGCGATAATCGCGGTGCTTCCCACTATTATACAGCATTTGTTCAATTTCCCCTCATCGATTTCATACCTGATGGGGGGTACTTCCTTGTTAATCCTGGTGGGGGTTGATTTGGATACCATGAGCCAGGTGGAGGCGCTCTTAAAGATGCACCACCACGAGGGTTTGACCAAGCGGGGCCGCTTACGGGGCCGGAATTTGTAG
- the rplO gene encoding 50S ribosomal protein L15: MIGRGQGSGRGTTAGKGNKGQQSRSGGKTYLGFEGGQMPLYRRLAHRGFSNYPFKKTVQVVNLVEIEKRYENGETVEPGTLLVKGLVKGANPVKILGDGDLTKKLSFKLVAISASAKEKIEKAGGTVVSTGNVETTGND, encoded by the coding sequence ATCATCGGCAGGGGCCAAGGTTCCGGAAGGGGAACTACCGCCGGTAAGGGTAATAAGGGACAGCAGTCCCGTTCCGGCGGAAAGACTTATCTGGGCTTTGAAGGCGGCCAGATGCCCCTGTATCGGCGCTTAGCACATCGGGGTTTTTCTAACTATCCTTTTAAGAAGACCGTTCAGGTGGTAAACCTGGTGGAAATTGAAAAGCGGTACGAGAACGGAGAAACCGTTGAGCCCGGTACTTTGCTTGTCAAAGGCTTGGTTAAAGGCGCCAATCCGGTGAAGATCCTCGGTGATGGAGATCTTACTAAGAAACTCAGCTTCAAGCTTGTAGCTATCTCCGCTTCTGCAAAAGAGAAGATAGAGAAGGCCGGGGGGACCGTAGTTTCCACCGGAAACGTTGAAACTACGGGGAATGATTAA
- the rpmD gene encoding 50S ribosomal protein L30 has protein sequence MAKKIRIRLARSVIGSLPKQRATVRSLGLRKIGSVSEQEASPVILGMVKVVSHLITVEEIK, from the coding sequence ATGGCAAAAAAGATTAGAATCCGCCTGGCGCGTAGTGTCATTGGCTCCCTTCCCAAACAGCGGGCTACGGTTCGTTCTCTGGGACTGCGGAAGATAGGTTCCGTTTCCGAGCAGGAAGCAAGCCCCGTAATTTTGGGAATGGTGAAAGTCGTTTCCCATCTAATTACGGTGGAGGAGATTAAGTAA
- the rpsE gene encoding 30S ribosomal protein S5 — protein MEHSRDRDRNRDRDPADKEFIEKLVKLNRTAKVVKGGRRFSFSALSVVGDRKGNVGYGFGKANDVSEAIRKSIDKAKRNMVKLPIKNGTIPHEIQGLFKASRVLLKPACSGTGIIAGGPVRAIMEAGGVTDVLSKSIGASSQYNVVKATFNCISRMMDAKAVSKNRGKSLNELWG, from the coding sequence ATGGAACATTCACGGGACAGGGATCGGAACCGGGACCGGGATCCTGCGGACAAGGAATTTATCGAAAAGCTGGTAAAGCTGAATCGTACCGCCAAGGTTGTGAAGGGTGGACGTCGGTTTTCTTTTTCCGCCCTTTCGGTGGTCGGCGATAGAAAAGGTAACGTGGGTTACGGTTTTGGTAAGGCCAACGATGTGTCCGAAGCTATCCGCAAGAGTATTGATAAGGCTAAAAGGAACATGGTCAAGCTGCCCATTAAGAACGGAACCATCCCCCATGAGATCCAGGGCCTGTTTAAGGCTTCCCGGGTCTTGTTAAAGCCCGCTTGTTCCGGAACCGGTATTATCGCCGGTGGTCCGGTACGGGCCATCATGGAAGCCGGCGGGGTTACGGATGTGCTCAGCAAGTCTATCGGCGCTTCCAGCCAGTACAACGTGGTAAAGGCTACTTTTAACTGTATTAGCCGTATGATGGATGCCAAAGCGGTGTCCAAGAATCGGGGTAAGTCCCTGAATGAGCTGTGGGGTTAA
- the rplR gene encoding 50S ribosomal protein L18, which translates to MLRKMGEKDRKRIKRKVHIRKRIAGTAERPRMSVSRSNRSLSIQIIDDVKGHTLVSASTLEKELRSIKANVEGAAQLGELMGKRLLEKNIKAVVFDRNGYLYHGLVKAMADGARKAGIEF; encoded by the coding sequence ATGCTGCGAAAAATGGGCGAGAAAGACAGAAAACGGATTAAGCGGAAGGTTCATATCCGCAAGCGAATCGCCGGCACCGCCGAGCGGCCGCGGATGAGCGTAAGCCGGAGCAATAGGTCCCTGTCCATCCAGATTATTGATGACGTTAAGGGACATACCCTGGTTTCCGCTTCTACCTTGGAAAAGGAACTGCGGAGCATTAAGGCCAACGTGGAAGGCGCTGCGCAGCTGGGGGAATTGATGGGAAAACGGCTTCTTGAGAAAAATATCAAGGCTGTTGTTTTTGATAGAAATGGCTATCTATATCATGGCTTGGTAAAAGCCATGGCCGATGGCGCCCGGAAAGCCGGGATAGAATTTTAG
- the rplF gene encoding 50S ribosomal protein L6, whose product MSRIGRIPVTVPAGVKVSFQDEQITVEGPKGKLTQKYHPEITFETKGNAIQVERTNEEKQTKSFHGLYRNLLNNMVIGVSTGFTRSLIITGVGYRAEVQGGLLTMNLGYSNEVLVGIPEGLSVVSEPNGKLTISGIDKQRVGEFASQIRKLRLPEPYKGKGIRYEDEQIRRKVGKSGVK is encoded by the coding sequence ATGTCGCGTATCGGAAGAATACCGGTTACGGTTCCTGCGGGGGTAAAGGTTAGTTTCCAGGATGAACAAATCACCGTGGAAGGCCCTAAAGGAAAATTAACCCAGAAGTACCACCCGGAGATCACCTTTGAAACAAAGGGCAATGCTATTCAGGTGGAGAGGACTAATGAAGAAAAGCAGACCAAGTCTTTTCATGGCCTGTACCGCAATTTGCTGAACAACATGGTCATAGGAGTGTCTACGGGCTTTACCCGCTCCCTGATCATCACCGGGGTTGGGTACCGTGCCGAAGTTCAGGGAGGTTTGCTTACCATGAACCTGGGTTACTCCAACGAGGTACTGGTGGGCATACCCGAAGGGCTTTCGGTGGTATCGGAACCTAACGGGAAGCTTACGATAAGCGGTATCGATAAACAGCGGGTGGGCGAGTTTGCCTCTCAGATTCGGAAGCTCCGGCTCCCTGAACCCTATAAGGGCAAGGGTATCCGGTATGAGGATGAGCAGATCAGAAGGAAAGTCGGTAAGTCCGGCGTTAAGTAA
- the rpsH gene encoding 30S ribosomal protein S8: MSVSDPVADMLTKIRNAGMAKHEKVDIPTSKLKLEIVKILKTEGYIKNFKKVNQEGANTIRVFLKYDDLTSPVIHGIEKVSKPGRRVYTGYKGMPRVYNGYGILIVSTSMGVTTGKKAAEKKVGGEIICTVW, from the coding sequence ATGAGCGTTTCTGATCCCGTTGCGGATATGCTGACCAAAATCCGGAATGCCGGAATGGCAAAGCATGAAAAGGTTGATATCCCTACCTCAAAGCTAAAACTTGAAATCGTCAAGATTTTAAAAACAGAAGGGTATATCAAAAATTTTAAGAAGGTTAACCAGGAGGGTGCTAACACCATCCGGGTATTCCTTAAGTATGATGATCTAACCAGTCCGGTTATTCATGGTATCGAGAAGGTCTCTAAACCAGGCCGCCGGGTGTATACCGGTTACAAGGGCATGCCCCGGGTATACAACGGTTACGGAATCCTCATTGTTTCAACATCCATGGGGGTAACCACCGGCAAGAAGGCCGCCGAGAAGAAAGTCGGCGGAGAAATCATCTGTACCGTTTGGTAA
- a CDS encoding type Z 30S ribosomal protein S14: MARKAMIIKALRTPKYKTRKVNRCRICGRARGYLRKYEMCRLCFRKLASEGLIPGVTKSSW, encoded by the coding sequence ATGGCAAGAAAAGCGATGATTATAAAGGCGTTGCGGACGCCTAAGTATAAGACGAGAAAAGTTAATAGATGCCGTATCTGCGGAAGAGCCAGGGGCTATCTGCGGAAATACGAAATGTGCCGCCTTTGCTTCCGCAAGTTAGCAAGCGAAGGGCTCATCCCCGGCGTCACCAAATCCAGTTGGTAA
- the rplE gene encoding 50S ribosomal protein L5 gives MKNYVPRLKKIYQDQIAPELFKEFGYKSPMQTPKLDKIIVSMGVGVALQNKKFLDAAIDDLTLITGQKAVKTKARKSIANFKIREGQEIGAKVTLRGAMMYEFLDRLVNVALPRVKDFRGVNQNAFDGHGNYSLGITEQIIFPEIDFDKIERVSGLNIAIVTTAKTDAEAKAFLAKFGMPFRK, from the coding sequence ATGAAGAACTACGTACCGCGGCTTAAAAAGATTTACCAAGATCAGATTGCCCCGGAACTTTTCAAAGAGTTCGGCTATAAGTCGCCCATGCAAACACCGAAGCTTGACAAGATCATTGTCAGCATGGGAGTAGGCGTGGCTCTTCAGAATAAGAAGTTCCTGGATGCGGCCATAGACGACCTTACCCTCATCACCGGCCAGAAGGCGGTGAAGACCAAGGCTCGTAAGAGTATTGCTAACTTCAAAATCCGGGAAGGCCAGGAAATCGGCGCCAAGGTAACCCTGCGGGGGGCCATGATGTACGAGTTTCTGGACCGGCTGGTGAATGTAGCTCTCCCCCGGGTTAAGGACTTCCGGGGTGTGAATCAGAATGCATTTGATGGTCATGGAAATTATTCCCTCGGCATCACCGAGCAGATTATTTTTCCGGAGATCGATTTTGATAAAATAGAACGGGTATCGGGACTGAACATCGCCATCGTCACCACGGCGAAGACTGACGCGGAGGCTAAGGCCTTCCTCGCCAAGTTCGGCATGCCCTTTAGGAAGTGA
- the rplX gene encoding 50S ribosomal protein L24, with protein MAEAAHKFKLKKEDTVQIIAGKDKGKRGRILKILRAKDRIVVEGANIVKKAQKRRNQQDRGGIVEIEAAIHSSNVQIVCKKCGPTRIGYKIDGDTKTRVCRKCGEAL; from the coding sequence ATGGCTGAAGCAGCGCATAAATTCAAGCTGAAGAAAGAGGATACGGTCCAGATCATTGCCGGTAAAGACAAGGGCAAGCGAGGACGGATTCTCAAGATCCTCCGGGCCAAGGACCGGATCGTCGTGGAAGGAGCCAACATTGTCAAGAAGGCCCAGAAGCGGCGGAACCAGCAGGATCGGGGGGGGATTGTGGAAATAGAAGCGGCGATCCACAGTAGTAATGTGCAGATCGTCTGTAAAAAATGCGGACCTACCCGGATAGGGTACAAGATCGACGGGGATACAAAAACCCGGGTCTGCAGAAAGTGCGGAGAGGCGTTATAA
- the rplN gene encoding 50S ribosomal protein L14, whose protein sequence is MIQVESYLNVADNSGAKVVQCIKVLGGSKRKYASIGDTIVVAVKDALPTSTIKKGSVEKAVVVRTHKEYRRPDGTYIRFDDNACVIIDANLNPKGKRIFGPVARELREKDYMKIVSLAPEVL, encoded by the coding sequence ATGATCCAGGTGGAGTCTTACCTGAATGTGGCCGACAATTCAGGCGCCAAGGTTGTGCAGTGTATTAAGGTACTTGGCGGTTCCAAACGGAAGTACGCAAGTATCGGTGATACAATAGTAGTTGCGGTAAAGGATGCCCTGCCGACATCGACTATAAAGAAGGGTTCTGTTGAAAAGGCAGTGGTGGTACGTACACACAAAGAGTACCGCCGGCCCGATGGTACCTATATCCGGTTCGACGATAATGCCTGTGTCATTATTGATGCGAATCTGAATCCCAAGGGCAAACGTATTTTCGGGCCCGTGGCACGGGAACTGCGGGAGAAGGACTACATGAAAATTGTGTCCCTCGCTCCCGAGGTACTTTAG
- the rpsQ gene encoding 30S ribosomal protein S17 produces MSDQELTAPAEPKAESGKKEFVGVVKSDKMDKTIVVAVVTKTLHPLYKKYITRTKKVKAHDETNDAKIGDRVRVIECRPVSKEKCWKLAAVLERAR; encoded by the coding sequence ATGTCAGATCAGGAACTTACGGCACCGGCGGAGCCTAAGGCCGAGAGTGGAAAAAAAGAGTTTGTGGGGGTCGTTAAGAGCGACAAGATGGATAAAACCATCGTTGTTGCGGTGGTTACCAAGACTCTGCATCCGCTGTACAAAAAGTATATTACCCGGACCAAGAAAGTTAAGGCCCATGATGAAACTAATGATGCTAAAATTGGGGACCGGGTGCGGGTTATTGAATGTCGTCCTGTCAGCAAGGAAAAATGCTGGAAACTTGCGGCGGTTCTGGAACGGGCGCGCTAA
- the rpmC gene encoding 50S ribosomal protein L29: MKNSFKNLSFAELKAKRDELNRKYMELRFQVVIGHVENPLQKRTMRRQIARLNTIIRVQEIAQAKATLKEAVAAKA; encoded by the coding sequence ATGAAAAATTCTTTTAAGAATTTAAGTTTCGCCGAGCTTAAGGCTAAGCGGGATGAACTTAATAGAAAGTATATGGAACTCCGGTTCCAGGTGGTTATCGGCCATGTGGAAAATCCGCTTCAGAAACGCACCATGAGGCGGCAGATCGCCCGGCTCAACACGATAATTCGGGTGCAGGAAATTGCGCAGGCAAAGGCTACGCTGAAAGAAGCGGTGGCGGCAAAGGCCTAA
- the rplP gene encoding 50S ribosomal protein L16 has product MLSPKRVKHRKVQRGNMPGNATRGNTVAFGEFALVAMDRMWITNRQIEAARIAMNRHVKRGGKLWIRIYPDKPYSKKPAETRMGKGKGAPEYWVAVVKPGTVMFELGGIERSLAEEAMNLAGAKLPIKTKFVARSDLELGA; this is encoded by the coding sequence ATGTTAAGTCCTAAGCGTGTTAAACACCGAAAGGTGCAGCGTGGTAATATGCCCGGGAACGCTACCCGGGGGAACACCGTGGCTTTTGGGGAATTTGCCCTGGTTGCCATGGATCGTATGTGGATCACCAACCGGCAGATTGAAGCTGCCCGTATCGCCATGAACCGGCACGTAAAGCGGGGCGGAAAGCTGTGGATCCGGATTTACCCGGATAAGCCCTATTCCAAGAAACCTGCGGAAACCCGCATGGGTAAGGGAAAGGGAGCTCCGGAATATTGGGTCGCGGTTGTAAAACCCGGGACTGTTATGTTCGAGCTTGGGGGCATTGAAAGGAGTCTGGCGGAAGAAGCCATGAACCTGGCGGGAGCTAAGCTTCCGATTAAAACTAAGTTTGTTGCTCGCTCGGATCTTGAGCTGGGCGCCTAG
- the rpsC gene encoding 30S ribosomal protein S3, with product MGQKVNPIGLRIGINRTWSSRWYVDPKEYADTLHEDLRLRKFIVNMNETKGSDIAELEIIRHPQRITIVIHTARPGVIIGIKGANIEKIGAELQKHVNKKIQIKIKEVRNADNNAQIVAQNIARQLLARGSFRRTMKQAISNAIKKGNAQGVKVRLSGRLGGAEMSRTEESKEGRIPLHTLRADIDYGFAEAHTTFGAIGVKVWVYNGMKYGKEQKEDAGVLVRKRQRDRAPARS from the coding sequence ATGGGACAAAAAGTTAATCCTATCGGATTGCGGATTGGCATCAATAGAACGTGGTCTTCCCGGTGGTATGTGGATCCGAAGGAATACGCCGACACCCTGCATGAAGACCTCCGGCTCCGCAAATTTATTGTCAATATGAACGAAACCAAGGGTTCGGATATTGCGGAACTGGAAATTATACGGCATCCTCAGCGTATCACCATTGTGATACACACCGCCCGGCCGGGGGTTATTATTGGTATAAAGGGCGCCAATATCGAAAAGATCGGCGCGGAACTCCAGAAACATGTTAACAAGAAGATTCAGATAAAGATCAAGGAAGTCCGGAATGCGGATAACAATGCCCAGATCGTGGCCCAGAATATTGCCCGTCAGCTTTTAGCCCGGGGCAGTTTCCGCCGGACCATGAAGCAGGCCATCAGCAATGCTATCAAGAAGGGTAATGCTCAGGGCGTAAAGGTCCGGCTTTCTGGCCGTCTCGGCGGCGCGGAAATGTCCCGTACCGAAGAGTCTAAGGAAGGGCGTATCCCCCTGCACACCCTGCGGGCGGACATCGACTATGGTTTTGCGGAAGCCCACACCACCTTTGGCGCCATCGGCGTGAAGGTCTGGGTGTATAACGGTATGAAATACGGCAAGGAACAGAAAGAAGACGCGGGTGTCCTTGTCCGGAAGCGGCAGCGCGACCGCGCCCCTGCGAGGAGCTAG
- the rplV gene encoding 50S ribosomal protein L22 — METKQAKSGYRAISRFLLASPFKVRPVADLIRRKPYPEAMSVLENIPHKGARLLRKTVKSAASNALSANKQLDEDMLYIKEVLINEGPRMKRIWFRARGRADMLLKRMCHITVVIDETNKAGK, encoded by the coding sequence ATGGAAACAAAGCAAGCAAAGTCCGGTTACCGGGCCATATCAAGGTTCCTTCTCGCATCTCCCTTTAAGGTGCGGCCCGTGGCGGATCTGATTCGCCGCAAACCCTACCCCGAGGCCATGTCGGTGTTGGAGAATATACCCCACAAAGGCGCCCGTCTGCTCCGCAAGACCGTAAAGTCCGCGGCGTCGAACGCCCTGAGCGCCAACAAGCAGCTTGACGAGGATATGCTCTATATTAAGGAAGTGTTGATCAACGAAGGTCCCCGGATGAAGCGGATTTGGTTCCGTGCACGGGGCCGGGCGGATATGCTTCTGAAGAGGATGTGCCACATAACGGTGGTAATTGATGAGACAAATAAGGCGGGGAAATAA
- the rpsS gene encoding 30S ribosomal protein S19, whose amino-acid sequence MSRSIKKGPFIEKSLYKKVLDMSKAGDRRMIKTYSRCSTIIPEMVGGTISVYNGKTWVPVYITENLVGHKLGEFSPTRIFRGHAGSDKKASKG is encoded by the coding sequence GTGTCAAGATCGATCAAGAAAGGCCCTTTTATAGAGAAGAGCCTCTATAAAAAAGTGCTGGATATGAGTAAAGCCGGGGACCGGAGAATGATTAAAACCTATTCCCGCTGTTCCACCATCATCCCTGAAATGGTCGGGGGGACTATTTCGGTGTATAACGGCAAGACCTGGGTTCCCGTGTATATCACGGAAAACTTGGTTGGTCATAAGTTAGGTGAATTCTCCCCCACCCGGATTTTCCGGGGTCATGCGGGTTCGGATAAGAAAGCCTCCAAGGGGTAG
- the rplB gene encoding 50S ribosomal protein L2, with protein sequence MGIKTYRPITPGMRQWQSLDYSDLTKHTAPEKSLTTGRPEKAGRDSHGRISVWHKGGGHKRLYRTIDFKRDKIGIPGKVVTLEYDPNRSANIALINYVDGEKRYILAPKGLVIGAAILSGPEAPIEAGNALPLENIPLGFTVHNIELTLGRGGQMARSAGSSALIAAKEGDYVTLKLPSGEMRMVFKKCYATVGTVGNEDHMNVQLGKAGRKRWLGVRPTVRGMAMNPVDHPHGGGEGKNKGIHPVSPWGQPTKGFKTRNKHKPSSRFIVSRGKKK encoded by the coding sequence ATGGGAATTAAAACGTATAGGCCGATAACACCGGGAATGCGCCAATGGCAAAGCCTGGATTATTCGGATCTTACCAAACACACCGCGCCGGAAAAATCCCTTACCACGGGCCGTCCGGAAAAAGCGGGTCGTGACTCTCACGGGCGTATCAGCGTCTGGCATAAGGGTGGCGGCCATAAGCGGCTGTACCGGACTATCGACTTTAAGCGAGACAAGATCGGCATACCTGGAAAGGTTGTCACCCTTGAATATGATCCCAACCGGAGCGCCAATATTGCTCTGATTAACTATGTTGACGGCGAAAAGCGTTATATCCTTGCCCCCAAGGGCTTGGTGATCGGCGCAGCAATCCTGAGCGGCCCCGAAGCGCCCATCGAAGCCGGTAACGCGCTGCCCCTGGAGAATATTCCCCTGGGCTTTACGGTACACAACATTGAGCTCACCCTGGGCCGGGGCGGCCAGATGGCCCGTTCCGCCGGTTCCAGCGCGCTTATTGCCGCTAAGGAAGGGGATTACGTTACTCTCAAGCTGCCTTCCGGGGAGATGCGCATGGTCTTCAAGAAGTGCTATGCCACCGTTGGTACCGTGGGCAACGAGGATCACATGAATGTGCAGCTCGGTAAAGCGGGCCGCAAACGCTGGCTGGGTGTGCGTCCCACGGTTCGTGGTATGGCCATGAACCCGGTAGATCACCCCCACGGAGGCGGTGAAGGAAAGAACAAGGGTATTCATCCGGTCAGTCCCTGGGGACAACCCACCAAGGGATTCAAGACCCGGAATAAACATAAGCCTTCATCCCGGTTTATCGTAAGCCGTGGTAAAAAGAAATAG